Proteins found in one Fervidobacterium thailandense genomic segment:
- a CDS encoding GGDEF domain-containing response regulator produces MKVLIVDDSKFWRMVLESILTKFGCKVYVAEDALNGIEQALKVFPEAIVTDYNMPGLSGLQLCLYLRSLPAFAEVGIAVLTGSDDVINEFWAFNSGATKFISKLLPKDQLERELEDFLSRTYKVYPEKSGYIRSVYDVLEQKMRIEVLNKRILSLVQYARDESYVVGQLKEFISLFSRLKAVVFLLISTVEGRIYNFGFPFQKQILKQKILAKFEKPLEPSTWTYHGTYGAEIIDDEPDVFVVSYEGNEIGAIAFYGATDVRGLYSVLNDSSESLSLLFNTMNMIRELKVASSVDNLTGLLNKKEILRFLDEVHSTSKVQETSYYVAMMDIDNFKKINDTYGHLVGDEILKGVGKIIRENLPQGAVAGRYGGEEFTIVFTRTNKDIVMETMKRILETVRNTRFGEVGCTISGGVVSSSTYSSPTEVLKAADDLLYLAKKSGKNRVLYAFIDEADCGQSRLADVSYSEDSTKDYVKDGHD; encoded by the coding sequence TTGAAAGTACTCATTGTTGACGACAGTAAGTTTTGGAGAATGGTTCTTGAGAGTATTCTTACAAAGTTCGGATGCAAGGTTTATGTTGCTGAAGATGCGTTGAACGGTATCGAGCAAGCGTTGAAGGTCTTTCCCGAAGCCATTGTAACGGACTACAATATGCCAGGACTCTCCGGATTACAACTCTGTCTGTATTTGCGTTCGCTACCCGCGTTTGCGGAGGTCGGTATAGCTGTTCTAACGGGATCGGATGATGTAATTAACGAATTTTGGGCCTTCAACAGCGGTGCAACAAAATTTATTTCCAAACTCCTACCCAAGGATCAGCTCGAGCGGGAGCTGGAAGATTTTCTCTCCCGGACTTACAAGGTCTATCCGGAGAAGAGTGGCTACATCAGGAGTGTTTACGATGTCCTTGAACAGAAGATGAGGATTGAAGTGCTGAACAAAAGGATACTTTCACTCGTTCAGTATGCAAGAGACGAGAGTTACGTCGTGGGTCAGTTGAAAGAGTTCATATCCTTGTTCTCACGTTTGAAGGCGGTCGTGTTCTTGCTGATTTCAACTGTCGAGGGTAGGATATACAACTTCGGTTTTCCGTTTCAGAAGCAAATTTTGAAACAGAAGATTTTGGCAAAGTTTGAAAAGCCGCTTGAACCTTCAACTTGGACGTACCATGGTACTTACGGTGCGGAAATAATCGATGACGAACCTGACGTTTTTGTTGTAAGTTACGAAGGGAACGAAATCGGTGCGATTGCATTTTACGGGGCCACTGATGTCAGGGGACTTTACTCGGTCCTGAACGATTCCAGCGAGAGTCTATCTTTACTGTTCAACACGATGAATATGATAAGAGAACTGAAGGTTGCTTCAAGTGTCGATAATCTCACCGGACTCCTAAACAAGAAAGAAATATTGCGTTTCCTCGACGAAGTTCACAGTACGTCAAAAGTTCAGGAAACGAGCTACTACGTGGCTATGATGGACATCGATAATTTTAAAAAGATAAACGACACCTACGGTCATTTGGTTGGTGACGAGATTCTAAAAGGTGTTGGCAAGATCATCAGGGAAAATCTACCGCAGGGTGCGGTTGCCGGTAGGTACGGTGGTGAGGAGTTCACGATAGTCTTCACCAGAACGAACAAGGATATCGTCATGGAGACAATGAAACGAATTCTCGAAACAGTTAGGAATACGCGATTTGGCGAGGTTGGGTGTACGATATCAGGTGGAGTTGTGAGCAGTTCAACGTACTCCTCTCCAACGGAGGTCTTAAAAGCGGCCGATGACCTGTTGTACCTGGCGAAAAAATCTGGAAAGAACAGGGTGCTTTACGCTTTTATAGATGAAGCGGATTGCGGACAGTCCCGTCTTGCTGATGTCAGTTATTCTGAGGACTCAACCAAGGATTACGTCAAGGATGGACATGACTAA